The proteins below come from a single Podarcis muralis chromosome 8, rPodMur119.hap1.1, whole genome shotgun sequence genomic window:
- the ZNF706 gene encoding zinc finger protein 706, whose translation MARGQQKIQSQQKNAKKQAGAKKKQGHDQKAAAKAALIYTCTVCRTQMPDPKTFKQHFESKHPKTPLPPELADVQA comes from the exons ATGGCTCGTGGACAACAGAAGATCCAGTCACAGCAGAAGAATGCCAAAAAGCAAGCTGGGGCAAAGAAGAAACAAGGCCATGATCAGAAGGCTGCAGCTAAAGCTGCTCTAATATACACCTGCACTGTCTGTAGG ACACAGATGCCAGATCCCAAGACCTTCAAACAGCACTTTGAGAGCAAGCATCCGAAGACTCCGCTCCCTCCAGAACTGGCAGATGTTCAGGCGTAA